One Roseomonas gilardii subsp. gilardii genomic region harbors:
- a CDS encoding LysR family transcriptional regulator: MPSTLMTDLDRLRVFLRVVERGSFTAAAAQLGMPVTSASRRVRALEEELGVRLLHRTTRRVSVTEAGRDFYERCARAEEILEEAEASVRALRDEPEGTLRVLVSYALGLSVLEPALAEFRHRYPRVRLELTFDNHPLDLIKHGFDVALRAGPLADSGYVMRRLGRSRARLVASPAYLDRAGRPSGPQELTRHALLAIGTGAQLTTWRLRDAMGNLAEITIRPILASNESLTILSQAGSGAGITLAGAQLIAGRLAAGELETVLPQWHRAEDAEVVALFPSRATLDRKVRAFIEFATEIFAPWAGEEPSP; the protein is encoded by the coding sequence ATGCCCTCGACGCTGATGACCGATCTGGACCGGCTGCGCGTTTTCCTCCGCGTCGTGGAGCGTGGCAGCTTCACCGCCGCCGCGGCGCAGCTTGGCATGCCGGTCACCAGCGCCAGCCGCAGGGTCCGGGCCCTGGAAGAGGAGCTGGGGGTGCGGCTGCTGCACCGCACGACCCGGCGCGTTTCCGTCACCGAAGCGGGGCGCGACTTCTATGAGCGCTGCGCCCGGGCCGAGGAGATCCTGGAGGAGGCCGAGGCCTCGGTCCGCGCCCTGCGCGACGAGCCGGAAGGGACGCTGCGGGTCCTGGTCTCCTACGCGCTGGGCCTCAGCGTGCTGGAGCCGGCCCTGGCCGAATTCCGACACCGCTATCCCAGGGTGCGTCTGGAACTGACCTTCGACAACCACCCGCTCGACCTGATCAAGCATGGTTTCGACGTGGCGCTGCGGGCCGGGCCGCTGGCGGATTCCGGCTATGTCATGCGCCGCCTCGGCCGCTCCCGCGCCCGGCTGGTGGCCAGCCCCGCCTATCTCGACAGGGCCGGGCGGCCGTCAGGGCCCCAGGAACTGACCCGGCACGCGCTGCTGGCCATCGGCACCGGGGCACAGCTCACCACCTGGCGGCTGCGCGATGCCATGGGCAATCTGGCGGAGATCACCATCCGCCCCATCCTGGCCTCGAACGAATCCCTGACCATCCTGAGCCAGGCCGGAAGCGGGGCCGGCATCACCCTGGCCGGGGCTCAGCTGATCGCCGGGCGGCTGGCGGCGGGAGAGCTCGAGACCGTCCTGCCGCAATGGCACCGGGCCGAGGATGCAGAGGTGGTGGCGCTGTTCCCGTCCCGCGCGACGCTGGACCGGAAGGTCCGCGCCTTCATCGAGTTCGCCACCGAGATCTTCGCGCCCTGGGCCGGGGAGGAACCATCCCCCTGA
- a CDS encoding ABC transporter substrate-binding protein has translation MPRTPLPKDNPALRRRSAAGLLGGALLALAGMLLSPALHAEESTLRIVLRNDLASIDPVASTATFARNHGFLVYDQLYALNSRGEPRPQMVESHETSPDGLRHRFTLREGLSFHDGQPVRAADAVASIQRWSQRDVVGRALAAATSAIAVEDERSFTITLSRPFALIEQALARPTASALFVMPERIAQTPATTQITDATGSGPFIFERNQWRVGDRAIYRRNPAYRPRPEPADGLAGGKVAKVDRIEWRSIPDAATAAAALTSGEIDYWELPPSDLYPLLEADPKIRLKAIDPIGSQIWLRPNHQQPPFNDARARQALLHAISQRDVLDAIGVAEEDRVEWCPAFFYCGTSLETKAGAEGLEKPDPDKARALLKESGYDGRPVVFLDATDLSANHAATTVMAEAFRKIGLKVDQVASDFATLTARRNKREPVEQGGWNLFITVGNVLDGGDPLSSLYLASPCQGGLAGWPCDAKLEELRRAWWEESDPTRRQALIEEIQRRAYEVVPYIPAGQFRSRAAFRKTLEGLQTSPVPVFWNVSKGAG, from the coding sequence ATGCCCCGGACACCGCTTCCGAAGGACAACCCCGCCTTGCGCCGGCGCAGCGCCGCCGGCCTGCTCGGCGGCGCGCTGCTTGCCCTGGCCGGGATGCTCCTCTCCCCCGCCCTGCATGCCGAGGAGAGCACGCTGCGCATCGTCCTGCGCAACGACCTCGCGAGCATCGATCCGGTCGCTTCCACCGCGACCTTCGCGCGCAACCATGGCTTCCTGGTCTATGACCAGCTCTATGCGCTGAACTCCAGGGGCGAGCCCCGTCCCCAGATGGTGGAGAGCCACGAGACCTCTCCGGACGGGCTGCGCCACCGCTTCACCCTGCGCGAGGGGCTGAGCTTCCATGACGGGCAGCCGGTGCGGGCGGCGGATGCGGTGGCCTCCATCCAGCGATGGAGCCAGCGCGACGTGGTGGGCCGGGCGCTGGCCGCCGCCACCTCCGCGATCGCCGTGGAGGACGAACGCAGCTTCACCATCACCCTGTCCCGCCCCTTCGCGCTGATCGAGCAGGCCCTGGCCCGCCCCACCGCCAGCGCGCTCTTCGTGATGCCGGAGCGCATCGCCCAGACGCCGGCCACCACCCAGATCACCGATGCCACCGGCTCCGGCCCCTTCATCTTCGAGCGGAACCAGTGGCGGGTCGGCGACCGCGCCATCTATCGCCGGAACCCGGCCTACAGGCCGCGCCCGGAACCCGCGGACGGGCTGGCCGGGGGCAAGGTCGCGAAGGTGGACCGCATCGAATGGCGCTCCATCCCCGATGCCGCCACCGCCGCCGCCGCCCTGACCTCGGGCGAGATCGACTACTGGGAGCTGCCGCCCTCCGACCTCTATCCGCTGCTGGAAGCCGATCCGAAGATCCGGCTGAAGGCGATCGACCCGATCGGCTCGCAGATCTGGCTGCGGCCGAACCACCAGCAGCCGCCCTTCAACGACGCCCGCGCCCGGCAGGCCCTGCTGCATGCGATCAGCCAGCGCGACGTGCTGGATGCCATCGGCGTGGCCGAGGAGGACCGCGTGGAATGGTGCCCGGCCTTCTTCTATTGCGGCACCTCCCTGGAAACGAAGGCAGGCGCCGAGGGGCTGGAGAAGCCCGATCCCGACAAGGCGCGGGCGCTGCTGAAGGAGTCCGGCTATGACGGGCGGCCGGTGGTCTTCCTCGATGCCACGGATCTTTCCGCCAACCATGCCGCGACCACGGTGATGGCGGAAGCCTTCCGCAAGATCGGCCTGAAGGTGGATCAGGTGGCCAGCGACTTCGCCACCCTGACCGCCCGCCGCAACAAGCGGGAGCCGGTGGAGCAGGGGGGCTGGAACCTGTTCATCACCGTGGGCAATGTGCTCGATGGCGGCGACCCGCTGTCCAGCCTCTACCTCGCCTCCCCCTGCCAGGGCGGCCTCGCCGGCTGGCCCTGCGACGCGAAGCTGGAGGAGCTGCGCCGCGCCTGGTGGGAGGAGAGCGACCCCACCCGCCGCCAGGCCCTGATCGAGGAGATCCAGCGCCGCGCCTATGAGGTGGTGCCGTATATACCGGCGGGCCAGTTCCGCTCCCGCGCCGCCTTCCGCAAGACCCTGGAAGGGCTGCAGACCAGCCCGGTGCCGGTCTTCTGGAACGTCAGCAAGGGCGCTGGCTGA